In Citrus sinensis cultivar Valencia sweet orange chromosome 3, DVS_A1.0, whole genome shotgun sequence, the sequence CACATATTTACCGGCTTCGGATAATGATTACTGTTTTAAGTTAAATCCAATacataaataaactaattgtATTTTCTCCGATTTGCTTCGGTTCCATgtctattattttcttagcaACCAAACATTTTTCATACTGGTAAAGAGTAGAGATCAAGATTCTCTCTTGATCTGATTatgttttgaataaataattcaattattgattgatagttaataaataaaaaaagtaaaataaattaaattttacccaTACACTATCGATAAAAGAGTACAAGGATAGAATTCTTTCTTCAAAACCGGCTTGTAAAGGGAGGGTGCCGAGAGCATTATATTCCCATTTAAACATTGGATCCTAACATTCCACCACATTTCACAACCAACATCCACAGCAGTCCATCAGACCCAGTTGGGCGACTTCACGGATCCCAAACAAAACCTTAATTGATTCCATTTGACATCGAATTGTCCAATCCACTTGGTTATTACACACAAAATTGAGAACTAACtcgaatttgaattaaaaaaaaaaattaaactattcgGTTTGGGTTGagtcattgatttttttaccGACTCCTATTTCgaagattttaaatattttaaacctataattatttaatatctgTCTTTATTGAAAGTTTGTTGCaagatgattttatttttttttaatatcatagtACAATATAAATACCCGAAAGCCTGGTAAGTCTAAATTTATGCCTGTCGAGAcctattttcatatattaaagttgaacccaataaaaaaatttgaaactagaaaaagaataataaataaatatattctcacacacaaaaaaatatcctccactttaaaatttttaaggcGAGCATAGCAAGTACTCATAAACTCAGTGAAAAATTTAGCtggatttaaatatttaaaaaagtaatgacgtgtactagaaaatataaattttaatacattagaAACTATATGtcaatatatatgtgtatgtTTGTTAGCGGCATTCttacattattaaaataaggatGTTCTtattagagaattattattatttttacaagcGCGtgcgcgcgcgcacacacacagaTATACGGAAAAATGATACCTCCACTCTAAGGTatgaaaaaatagttaaaaaatcatgatatttttaataagagaCACCAAAATCTCCTTTTAACTATAATACCTTTTGACTCtataaatccaaaaaaattgatcccaaaattttatattaaatgaaatatgacacgaaaataaatgtaataatatatacattttaaaataattttaatatttaaaaaaatattttaatattttacaatttattagaCTTATTTTACTatgttaaagttaattttaaaaaataatagaaacataatattttaataaagtaaattaaaattattttcaatattatgtaaaaaataattttaaaaattatcaacagGAGATATcttgttaatattaaaatctatttaatccatagatttattttaaatctttataataaatataaataaattattaaaataaatataataacttaaaattttaacattattttaaatgttaaaaataatttaatatttattagtctactagatagatcatattatttatattaaaattatattaataaaaaaatttaaaattaatcttttaattaatatattcaaaagGTATTATCGTTCAAGTCACGCTCTCGTATGTAGTCGTCATTTTGGTCAACACTTTATCCCTTATGGGCCAACTCGGTGTGAGCGAGGATTAATCTGaattgtggtacgggcttaaaggtgccttCCATAATTGGTCCACTCGTGGTTCAAACCAAAGGATATTATcgttaaaaaaattcttagtatcctttttttaaaatttagaaactttgtaattattttttaaaattgtagaAGTGTAGgtcttgttttttaaatatctaagAAATCTTTGAATAATCTCTCAAActtacatttaaaaattatttccatagcttttcaaaaaaaaaaaattatttccatagaaaatgaaatttaaggaAAGTCGCGGTCATTTATTCGAGAAAATTTGACCGTTGaaaacagaagaaaatgaatgtCCTTCCTTTGCCTTTACACCACTCTTGCTTTCCCTTCCTCCCccattataaataaagaaacagaatcaaaggaaaagaaagaaaccatccgatcaaaatcaaatcaataatcATGCACAAAACTCCTTCAGGATCCTCACTAGGCCCCGGCGGCCTTGACTTGACTCAAACCTTCTTCAAGCCCATTAACCATGCGGCCCCACCTTCCCCCACCAAGCGCCACACCAAGATCTCCGTCATTGGCACTGGCAATGTCGGCATGGCCATTGCCCAAACCATACTCACCCAGGACTTCGTCGAAGAGCTCGCTCTCGTCGACGCCAAGGCCGACAAGCTACGTGGCGAGATGCTCGATCTCCAACACGCTGCCGCTTTCCTCCCACGCACCAAAATCCTCGCCTCTGTTGATTACGCTGTCACAGCGGGATCCGATCTTTGTATCGTCACCGCTGGCGCCAGGCAGATTGCTGGCGAGTCTAGGCTGAATCTCTTGCAGAGGAATTTGTCCCTGTTTAAGGCTATTATTCCTCCGCTTGTCAAGTACTCGCCTGACTGTATTTTGCTGATCGTAGCTAACCCAGTTGACATTTTGACTTATGTTGCGTGGAAGCTGTCTGGGCTTCCTTCGAATAGGGTCATTGGGTCCGGCACGAATCTCGACTCGTCCAGGTTTAGGTTCTTGCTCGCTGATCATCTCGACGTCAACGCTCAGGACGTGCaggtttttaatttacttaattcCTTCCCTTAAATATAtgcctttttaatttaaaatcttttttttttttaagtctaGACTGTTGCGATGgatcattttcaatttcatgggataaatttgttatttaagTTGAGTGGATTCTGACTTCTGAAATATGTTGTCGTTTTGGATTAAAGGCATTTAAAAGTTGGGGTATGTTTGGCTGTGGAGTTCTCTGTTGCGTGGATAACAAGGACTGGCCTAAGTCAAAGTgaatttcaagtttcaaccaCGCGAACCCCAAGccccccctccccccaacacacacacacaacacaaaAAAGCCAAAACGAGGCCCCCTTTATCTaagttctaaatttaataaccaGAACAAATTTTAACGCAAAAAATGGCTGTCGTTTTGGCTCTTTTTTAGGGTTTGCGACGGGTTATGACCTAGGTTTAGTGCTTGCAATATGATTAATTCTTCTGAAGAACGGTAAAGATATTTGCCTAGGATTGATCTGTTAGGCAATTAGGCTTACATTATGGCGCGAAATATGACCATACGGTGTTATTCTATTGATTCATTAACATAATATGTGCAATGTAATCGTGCCATTCTTAACTAATTATCCTTCTGCTTAACAATTTTGCATGTAGTAATTGACATTGCGTTACAGCTGCATTGAAAAGGTTCGTCAGATTCATACCTTAATCAGATCTCATGTGAGATTTGCATGCACATCTTGACCCCTCTTGGATCTGATCACACTTTGAATCTATGTGAAAAATGCAATTTATGATATCTTCTTAATAATCTTCAATGCTTGTAAACTCGTTGTAGGCCTACATTGTTGGGGAGCACGGTGACAGCTCTGTGGCGTTATGGTCTAGCATAAGTGTTGGTGGAGTGCCCATTTTGAGCTTCCTAGAGAAACAGCAGATTGCCTATGAGAAGGAAACCCTAGAGAGCATACACAAAGAAGTAGTAGACAGTGCATATGAGGTGATAAGCCTGAAAGGCTATACATCTTGGGCAATTGGGTATTCGGCAGCTAACTTGGCTCGATCCATAATCAGAGATCAGAGAAAGATTCACCCAGTTTCAGTCCTTGCAAAAGGTTTTTATGGCATTGATGGCGGTGACGTGTTTTTGAGTCTGCCAGCACAGCTTGGTAGGGGTGGAGTCCTGGGTGTGACTAATATTCATTTGAATCAGGAGGAATCTCATAGGCTCAGGAACTCGGCCAAGACCATCTTGGAGGTGCAAAGCCAGTTGGGAATTTGAGATAATAATAACTCA encodes:
- the LOC102614633 gene encoding L-lactate dehydrogenase B, yielding MHKTPSGSSLGPGGLDLTQTFFKPINHAAPPSPTKRHTKISVIGTGNVGMAIAQTILTQDFVEELALVDAKADKLRGEMLDLQHAAAFLPRTKILASVDYAVTAGSDLCIVTAGARQIAGESRLNLLQRNLSLFKAIIPPLVKYSPDCILLIVANPVDILTYVAWKLSGLPSNRVIGSGTNLDSSRFRFLLADHLDVNAQDVQAYIVGEHGDSSVALWSSISVGGVPILSFLEKQQIAYEKETLESIHKEVVDSAYEVISLKGYTSWAIGYSAANLARSIIRDQRKIHPVSVLAKGFYGIDGGDVFLSLPAQLGRGGVLGVTNIHLNQEESHRLRNSAKTILEVQSQLGI